Proteins encoded together in one Porites lutea chromosome 2, jaPorLute2.1, whole genome shotgun sequence window:
- the LOC140926502 gene encoding lysophosphatidylcholine acyltransferase 2-like, whose product MTEVPKRKVILRAKSFIEPEVQNPFTYRLELTACDKLKVAILSFTLFPIRLLCLFFLLLLASLIGTLATVCMKKEEEPKPLSGYRRIMRKPLRGIGRAMLFCMGFHWIKVKGRLSSPEEAPILAVAPHSSFIDALALAVICISSPISRKENESIPLVGVCAKALQPVYVSRTDPNSRKKTISEIKRRATSGGKWPHIVIFPEGTCTNRKCLITFKPGAFYSGCPVQPVALKYPNRLDTVTWTWSGPSAITLLWLTLCQFHNYMEIEILPVYKPDTEEMHDGKLFARNVREQVARVLRVPVTEHTYEDTRLMVQASKQNLPSTAGLVEYQKISSKLSIKLESMKDLLDRFAEIDSNRDGLVDLEEFAEYLNLPVTRQVKHLFSLYDRDESGYLDFREYLIGLALVSQPANTEDVMKVAFQAFDMNGDGRVDETELRHILQSAYPSITDLNVNCLFNQVDVNHRGSVTFEEFRDFALSHPEYAVLFTDFKENQTERASVNPSGQNQEHIQLEAEA is encoded by the exons ATGACCGAAGTACCAAAGAGGAAAGTTATTTTGCGAGCCAAATCATTCATTGAACCTGAGGTTCAAAACCCTTTTACTTATCGCCTCGAGCTAACCGCCTGCGATAAACTCAAG GTTGCAATTCTTAGCTTTACTCTGTTTCCTATTAGGCttctctgtttgttttttctgcttCTTCTGGCAAGCTTAATAGGAACACTAGCTACTGTATGCATGAAAAAAGAGGAAGAGCCTAAACCTTTGTCAGGATACAGAAG GATTATGAGGAAGCCACTACGGGGTATTGGACGAGCAATGCTATTCTGCATGGGTTTTCACTGGATCAAAGTCAAAGGCCGACTTAGTAGCCCTGAGGAGGCTCCTATTCTTGCAGTAGCACCACATTCATCATTCATTGATGCCCTTGCATTAGCTGTAATTTGCATCTCATCACCCATTTCTCGCAAGGAGAATGAGTCTATACCACTTGTAGGAG TTTGCGCTAAAGCCCTTCAGCCTGTTTATGTGTCAAGAACAGatccaaattcaagaaaaaagacaatttctgaaataaaaagaCGAGCAACTTCTGGTGGAAAGTGGCCACACATAGTTATATTTCCTGAAG GAACATGTACAAATCGAAAATGTCTGATCACATTTAAGCCTG GTGCTTTTTACAGTGGCTGTCCTGTTCAACCAGTTGCCCTAAAATATCCTAACAGGCTG GACACTGTGACATGGACATGGTCTGGGCCAAGTGC aatCACCCTTCTGTGGTTGACCTTATGCCAGTTTCATAACTACATGGAAATAGAG ATTCTGCCAGTATACAAGCCTGATACTGAG GAAATGCATGATGGAAAGCTATTTGCAAGAAATGTACGAGAGCAAGTTGCAAG AGTTTTACGGGTTCCTGTTACAGAACACACATATGAAGACACACGTCTGATGGTTCAGGCATCCAAACAAAACTTACCTTCCACAGCTGGCTTAGTGGAGTACCAGAAGATTAGCTCCAAACTCAG TATCAAACTTGAGAGTATGAAAGATCTTCTGGATAGGTTTGCCGAGATAGATAGCAACAGGGATGGGCTGGTGGATTTGGAGGAGTTTGCTGAGTACCTCAACTTACCCGTCACGCGCCAGGTCAAACATCTCTTTTCCCTCTATGACAGA GATGAATCTGGTTATTTAGACTTTCGTGAATATCTTATTGGCTTAGCACTAGTGTCCCAACCCGCTAACACTGAAGATGTGATGAAAGTGGCTTTTCAG GCCTTTGACATGAATGGTGATGGAAGAGTGGACGAGACAGAACTTCGCCACATTCTTCAGAGCGCTTATCCTTCCATCACAGACTTGAACGTGAACTGTTTGTTTAATCAAGTGGACGTAAACCACAGAGGATCAGTCACATTTG AGGAGTTTCGTGACTTCGCTCTGTCTCATCCAGAATATGCTGTTCTGTTCACCGATTTCAAGGAAAACCAAACGGAACGGGCGAGTGTGAATCCGAGCGGCCAAAACCAGGAACACATCCAGTTAGAAGCTGAGGCCTGA